Within Actinomycetota bacterium, the genomic segment GTTTACTTACTTTACGCCGTATTGGCCACCAAGGGTTTATCCAGAGAGGCGATCTCGGTAGGTCATTTGTTATCCAGGGATTTGGACGCCGCTCGGAAGCGTCTATCTCACCTTGTGGGAAGGGATACGGAGAACCTCGGTGAGAGGGAGATCCTTCGCGCCACGGTTGAAAGCGTGGCCGAGAATACCACCGATGGGGTTGTAGCTCCATTATTTTATGCCTTTCTGGGAGGTCCTGCCTTGGCCATCGCCTATAAAGCGGTAAATACCTTGGATTCCATGGTGGGTTATAGGAATGATGACTATCGCAGATTTGGTTGGTTTTCAGCCAGGCTTGATGATCTGGCAAATTTCATTCCCGCTCGAATAACCGGATTTTTATTTCCCATAGCCTGTCTGCTTTTGCGTAAGGATGCTCGATCCTGTGTCCTGATAATGCTTCGAGATTCGAGAAAACATTTGAGTCCGAATGCCGGCATCCCCGAAGCGGCTATGGCGGGAGCCCTCGGCGTCCGGCTGGGTGGAGTGAACTTTTACCAAGGTATATCCAGTTTTCGCCCTTTTATGGGGGATGCAAAAGTAGAAATTTCGCTTAAGCATATACGCGAGGCAACGGCGATCCTATATATGGTTGCTTTCCTTTCACTATCACTGGGAGCGGTCATTTATTTGG encodes:
- the cbiB gene encoding adenosylcobinamide-phosphate synthase CbiB; protein product: MVGKIILAFLLDLLLGDPPRLPHPVKAMGKLITSLEGLLRKFARGKGKYLAGFILTFTVVSISYVVTLLVLILTNSISSWLKMAIEVYLLYAVLATKGLSREAISVGHLLSRDLDAARKRLSHLVGRDTENLGEREILRATVESVAENTTDGVVAPLFYAFLGGPALAIAYKAVNTLDSMVGYRNDDYRRFGWFSARLDDLANFIPARITGFLFPIACLLLRKDARSCVLIMLRDSRKHLSPNAGIPEAAMAGALGVRLGGVNFYQGISSFRPFMGDAKVEISLKHIREATAILYMVAFLSLSLGAVIYLAVG